One window of the Cryptomeria japonica chromosome 7, Sugi_1.0, whole genome shotgun sequence genome contains the following:
- the LOC131076376 gene encoding ubiquitin C-terminal hydrolase 12-like, protein MRLSSGLGFCHSFMIQERLQTHFILCLSQLDSASIKAASAIGNQTYEYAPAFRYTWMIDNFSSLNVKRHYSDVFTIEGLKWRLRIFPKGNRFLDQLALFLDAADAATLSNGWSRRVKFSLTVINQMNSTLSKRRGTCYEFNSRVTVWGCLSVMPLKELYDPSNGYLVNDTLIVEANVVIQKV, encoded by the exons ATGCGCCTTAGTTCTGGTCTTGGTTTCTGTCATTCATTCATGATACAAGAAAGGCTCCAGACACATTTCATTCTAT GTTTATCGCAACTCGACAGTGCCAGTATCAAAGCTGCTAGTGCCATTGGAAATCAAACTTATGAATATGCTCCTGCATTTAGATATACCTGGATGATTGATAATTTTTCAAGTTTAAATGTGAAGAGACACTACTCTGACGTTTTTACCATCGAAGGACTTAAATG GCGGCTGCGAATTTTTCCAAAAGGAAACAGATTTTTAGACCAGTTAGCTTTGTTTTTGGATGCGGCTGATGCGGCCACGCTATCTAATGGTTGGAGCCGACGAGTAAAATTCAGCTTGACTGTTATCAATCAGATGAACTCCACACTTTCTAAACGAAGag GCACATGTTACGAGTTCAACTCTCGAGTGACCGTCTGGGGTTGCCTATCCGTCATGCCCCTTAAAGAACTTTATGATCCTTCAAACGGCTATCTGGTTAATGACACTCTTATTGTAGAAGCCAATGTTGTCATCCAAAAGGTTTAA